In the Ricinus communis isolate WT05 ecotype wild-type chromosome 3, ASM1957865v1, whole genome shotgun sequence genome, atattgtttattcattaatatttaaaaatatattatattatttttattctataattttatattaaaaatctattgttagaatttttattattaattattaactatatttagttttatactatttgccttttgatttttatgtaACATATaagttattctttatgttttatttattatattaaaattctcttgTATTTTGAAAGTCAATCCAattaaatgactaaattataaaaatatataatttaattctcaaactttttattaaagttaCAATTATagtgtaataaaattaataagaagaATAGTATCTAATTTactttgatatttaaaattaaattatacaaatttttaacattttgataaacataaatacttttaaaatgtttaaattttattaacatttaaTTGTGGCAGAAATTAGAGCAAGTAGAAGAATACTAGTTAAtcatttttgaaaaaacactaagattttaatttttgttaaaaataaaattttaccttaatttgatttaaaaataaatctagatGAATTTGATACTTAATAATAAGCTTAAtgattagttaattttttttatcaatttagtctttTATCTATCTTAATTttgaatgaaagaaataatagttagatatattaaaagataatggAGTTTTAGTGTAATAAAAAATgctataaaagaaaactcttTTATTATACCAAAATTTAGGTCAAATTTAGTTAACaattgtttaataaaaattttgataaaaaaataaaaataaaaaataaaaaatataaattcttaaatattaaaaaataattaatataatataaaaaaatatagaaagtaGAGCGAATAGTAATTACCTAAGTTTTAATCGCACACTAGGAGTACACTTCGGGGTTGTATTCAGtaacaatatataaaattataaaagtacaCAAAAATTCACCATCTCAGTCAGcaaaatctatttatattgttcaaaaacttcttttttacTTGGATTAAATATTATCTATTTCATAGAATAGATTGTTTTGTCGGAGTCTCGGGTGTTGTTTCGGAGAATAGGGTGAAAACGGGCTAGCCCAACTGAACCGGATCTGTCCTGTGATTTTGAGATTCATCtaatatataagttaatatttgtacctctttattctattaaattaatatatctaaCTATTATTCCTATGTATTTAAGTGTTagtttaagaattaaattaataatttaaaattataatttaatttttaaatttattatgaaatattaaatttgttcaagattaattttattaatttgactaaaaaaattaattttagataaatttaatactttataataaatttaagataaaataataattttaaatactaatttaatcttttaactaacacagaaaaaaataattttttttttattaaaactcaaatGAATACAAAtgtaataacaaaaatatataaattaacttacATATTAGATCAAATTTCAAGAggtaaatagtattttaatcttttttatagttttgGAGTAAGGGTGTAGTTCATACTTTTTACTAGGAATAAGGTCTGActattgattttattgtttggatttaatttagttcttttttaaatttatggatATTTTAGCTTAAAtctttacatatttaatttaaattagctatatttttatttataaaaatgagagaGTGAGTTACACACTCTCTAGAAAGACAGTggatacaataaaataaaaaatattaatcttttatatgaaattaaattattttaattaaaatatatatattaatatttaaataaaatacaataaaaaataaatatttaaataaaacacaatagaaaataaatcttactacttcttaatatttttactgtttatttcttattaataacaGTGAAAGAGATAGTTACGGTGGTGATAGTGCTGAAGACATATGAAGTAAGAGTGGTTTGAGCTAGATTAACGCTGGTAATAACTATTTattgcttaattatattaattgtactaaagttataaaataattttattattataaatttttttttatttttttatttttaagagatcgttagtcattttctttttttttgtaagaTGGAATTAATTTGAGTCgactatataaaaatttcaattaaaaaattataaatttaaaaaataactaaattaaaccCGAAAAAGTTAGTAGAAAAACTAACTTTTATTCCATCTTACTATTCTCAGGCTCTATGTGTAGGTAGTATCTTTcgttttcaaatttatttaaaaagatattataatttatgaaagaaaaaggtcAATAACTTTATGTCTTAcaagttaattgattaatataatatattattgacagattaattactatatatcTTTACATAGAAAAAGGTTAGTCCTTTTGAGTTTCTGGAGCTTATAGCTATTTTTATTGTCACACATTAagtttctaataataaaaacatgtaTTGAAATATGAACTTAAATTGAAGCCTTACTTCCCCTCCTCTTGCTGAGCAGGAAATATTAATAGGTTGCACTCATGAATATTTCCAAGTTTTAGAAGCCATTTGACACAAATGGGATTACCCACAAAAGGTAAGAGAGTGGGTAAAAAGGATTcctatttaaaatttcaatcttAGTCACATTTATCAAACACAATGAGAATAATTTTCTCTGAGACTCTGAAGTTAGTTAggaattaaaatatcatttagaTGAGACTGtaaggatttttttttaatttaattgaaatctcaaactcaaatattaaatatgtaattatattagAATTCCTGAAATAGTATTCTTCCATTTAAAATGGTAATTGCCCGATACAATTTATATTAACTTTAGATACAtgtacattaaaaatatattatttaaaattcaagtaataacaaaaatagaaaaaataaaagtaatttaatagtttatgaaatttaaatacgcaattgattatgaatattttatatttttataatgagaTATGAgtgatataaatttaataattttaaattattaaatatgcgttaattattcaaaatactcttatatattcattttattaattacattatctaaaattaaatgtcaatggcacatttcatatccataaattataaaagagtTAGTTTAATAATTCATCATATGATATGAAgcttcatttaaaaaaaattataagcaAAAATTTCtggaatattaaaataaattcttataaaatcataatttcttttattttactaaaaacCAAACATCTTCTAACATgtctaatttttctaaaacgcaagctttaaaaatataaaaattgactaaattaaattcttcttacattataaactttttaaacaCTAATACATTAGGCTATATTTGACATGATATAATGAAGCATGTAATGGAATCAGTattaaatattgtattttattattttatttgattattaatttttttttgatgtaatgtaataataaatattaatataatctatTATCCTTAATTTGATGTTATGCtcaatatacataaaatttatgtaatcatgattaattataatatatatattttaccaatataattttaatacctCCAATCACTACTCACCATCATCATTTGGCGAACGGTGACTGAATTCTAGCAATCAACAATCGAATTCCGATAATTGACGATCAAATTCCGGTGATCGGTGACTGGATTCTGAAAACTAGTAAtacttttagaaaataataattttaatattatttttaaataatttattttaatatcttatatatatactaattattttaaataaattaaatattaaaattataattataattacttcacattacatatattaataacATTATATTCCATTACTTTCTATTACACATTATGATAAACTTAGTATTATCACttacaaaaattacaaataaaagaataataaaaacaatagtCCAAAATCAGTCTGAGGGTATGTATATGTATCTTAGATTGAGCAATTAAGAgcaaataagaagaagaagaagaagaagaagaagaagtattAAACCTTTCCTAAGCTATCTCTCTTCAAAATGAACGCTTGAGATTCTTGAAATCAACAGACTCAATGCACTCCAATTCACTTCTGTAAGGATTCATTAGCTTCAAAAGCTCAGTTGCTTTCTCTTTTGTCTCATTACCACAGCCAACTTGTAACAGTAATACCAGCTTTTGGAAAGCACCAACCTGAAGTGCTTCGACCAAAACTTTCTCTTTCCTTCCATATTTATTAAGCTTCCAAATGGCTGAAACTGAATACTGCGTTGCCAGTTCTGAAACTCGCAAGATTTTCTTCACCAAGACTGGCCATGTTAGGGCATTGCTATAAGCCTCTTCTCTCCCTTCTTCACAGTCGCAAAGTTTATCAAGAACACCTAAAGCTCCCTCGCATATGCTCCTCTCTGAGCCGATGATGATTCCTATGATTAAAGGAACCAAACCCATTTTCGCAAATGTGGATTTGATGTTTCCACCAGAAGAATGGGAAGAAAGAAGATGGAAAATTACTACAAGGGAAGCTTTGGTTATCTTAGGACATACCGGGTCTTTTATGAACTTAAATAGCAGTTCATGCACTTCTTCAAATGATGCTAGTGCTTCTGCATGCTGTTCATCAGAAGAAAGAAGCTCTTTCAGTGCGATGATTGAATTCTGTTTGGATGACAGATCTCCATGTTCCAAGAACCGTACCATGGTACATAATGAATCTGGTGAGCTCAGATATATTTGGGATTCTGAATCTGACATAGGAAGCATCATCGGAGCAATTGCTGATAATATTTCCTCAAGAACACTATCATTTCTTCTGGAAGAATCCCTGGAGAAGGCACTAAATGCTGCAGCCAACACTCCACTTGCTCCATTTGCTACAATGCAACGTCTATTACGCTCACTTTCACTGCTCCATCTCTTAATTTTCTGCACCAATTCTACGCATCCGTACTGATCCAAACGCTTAGTTGAAGCATCCAGACAGGAAAGAGTCTCAGACACCTGAATTGGGGAGACAGGAACTCTTGGTGTTGGAATACGTTCGACGCCATATCTCCTGTGCTCCACACACCACTCTTGGATCATTGCCCTGAGAGTATGATTGGGTATCTGATCAAAACTCCTGAGCACTAGACCTGTAACAGGACATGTGAAATTTCCAGCTTCAAGCCATGCCTCTATGCTTTCTCGATCATAAGTTATCCCAGATGACAAAGTGACTGGATCTTTCATAAGATCTAGAGATATTGGGCAAAGATAATGATTGGGAATTACAAGCTCCATATTCGAGCTGGCTTGCGGCTTCTTGCCAGCAGCACTTCTGTTCCTCCGCCAACCAAAAACCATTTCAGCAACGAACTCAGGAAGAATTTATGAGTCTGTATCGATCAACTGTAATATGTATGTGTTTGTTGGTATCTaccaatatattttatatatatatatatatatatatagagagagagagagagagagagagagagagaagggggGTGCTCAATAGTTCTCACACGGCATTCAACGTTAAAGACCAATTAAGTTGAGTACAGAATGTCGCAGAAAGAATTCAAGAGAAACGTTCAAATTGAATAGTGAAGAAGAGAATGTGTTGAGTGGGTTTTTTGAATATTGAACGTTGAATCTTTGAAGAGGTTTAATGTTTACTTTTTGACATGATTTTGTTGggttttcatttaattttcttcttttggcgCGTTGACTCCCATTTCTCCTGCTATGCTCCGTCCCTCccttcaatattaaaatattattgtgaCATGTGAATTCTAAGAAAATTTCTTACCATATGGCTTTTAGAAACGCCGGATCAACGGCTTTCTAATACACCTCCTTCCATTCCACACTAATCCTCACCTtctagtattttatttaaattaaacaatatttactacaattaattataaaaaaattagttaaaataaaactaaattactattctatatgtatataatattaaaatatattatatttattccaataaaaagaagaaataaaaaaattaatattataataaatatatcaaaacgacgaataattaaaatttatttaatttaaaaataagatcaaTTAATATGAAATGGAGGAACTGCTATATTTTCATTAGTGTTCAATGTTTTTGAAATTAGACTATTATTATTGTGAAGGGAgactataatttaatagaagtattgacttaaattattattttctgcaattgatataatattttttaatataactaattaatattaaaattgaatataaaCTTTCAGAAAAGAGATGgtataaatttgaaagaagAATATTTCCTTGATAAAAGAGacataatttcaaattaatttaacaaatattttatttttaagaaatcaaTACTCATGCTAGAAAGTTATTTGGTACCGATAAATCCAAAGATATGgtaataacattaaaattaaattattataataaattactttgtataaatattttttttttattttaagtctttgatatatatatatatatattttgacaAAAGATGGAATCCTTCATTGATAGGAAAAGGTTACAACTTGAACAAACTTCTGAGGTATTCACGTTGGCTAACAATATTCTCAGCAAATTGATCACAAAAGAGGGCACATTTAGCTATTGCATCAGCTGCCAAATAACAAGAACGAGGGACACACAAATTTGAACTAATACCAATAATGCCTTCAAAAATGACTCCAGAGAAGCCCTTTTCTTTAGCCAACCAAACTGCACTTTAGATGCCGCAACATTCTCACAATAGGGAATTTGCCCTGCCTTTGTATGGAGAACTGAACCCTTACTATCCCTAGCTAATATACTTCAAGATCCACGCTTCCTAGATCTATCAAAGATTAAACTTTAACgagaggaaaaagaattgGCAAACACCGGTAAACTAGTCCCTGTTCGCTGATCATAAGAGGCACATATGAGGAATCCGTGTTGATAACATTGAGCTTGTTAAATGATGATCTAAGGAAATCAAAGTTGTTGCTAAAAAAGCCATAAGTTTTTGACTTTAAAGGAGGTGTCTATTCAGTCTGACCAGGGTACTTCTTTCAGAGGTATAGTTGATAAGGCATTAGAAGTAGAGAGATTGCATAAGGAAGAACCAGAGATTACTCAGAGGAGCAGAAAGCACAATCAGAGTTCTTTCAAAGGTTCAAAGGAGAGATATGCTAAGAGAGGTGGTAGTATTCATTATAATAGAGGTTTCAAGAGTGGATCAAGTCAATACTACAGGCTAGTAAAGGATCACGCTAAAGGACATCAATGGGCAGTTGTGTAGGTGCTCAAGGACATCAATATAGATCACGCTAAAGGTTTTAATATTTCCTTAATATTCTATGTGTGGTATGCATATGAGGGGAACTGTAAAGCAACGACAACCATATGTTCTGAGTATGGTTAGATAAGTCATTTTGAGAGAGTATGCCCCATATTAGTGCATACCAGTGGTTTCAAGCAAGGATCTGTTATGCATGTGATGCATAACGATGGTAGGATCTAGTCTCATAGTAGACTAACTATAGGAGGTGTTAGCATCATCCAATCAGCTCATACAAAATTCACAGACTAGCAAACTATAGGATCAAGCAAGAGTAACTATGACTCAATAGGAGGCTCTAGCTTCTTGAAAGGTTGTGACTAGTGTGTTACCCATTTTGGCAAAGATATGCATATTTTTAATGATCCAAGCACTCCACATTCATTCAAATCATATGCATATGCCATTTATGTAGATAAACATAGCGATTCTTTAGATAAGGCTTTAGTAGTGAGTATACCAGCTAGCAGTTTTAGTCGTTTGTGAGAAAGTGCTTAAAAATTATGGCTAGGCTAGGAGATCACAAATTGGTAGTGGATCTGGTTCCTTTGCCTCTACaagattttgatatttattttatcattttaccataatatattattaaaagaaggTGGTGAATTTTGAATTACCTAGGAAGACTAAGCTTGTTTTTCTAAAGGAGTGATAACTCTTACCTTTATATTTGATGTCAGCTAATTCTAGTAGGAGACTACTCAAAGAAAGGTGTTAGGATTATATAGCATATATGGTTAATATTGTATTGAAAAGATAAAGATTGGAGGATATCCTAATTGTGTGTGAGTTTTCCGAGGTGTTTCCTAGGGAGCTTCCTAGTTTACCTCTGGATAGGAAgatataattttctatttaattgcATTCAGCTACTGCACCAGATGGCACCAGCAGAGCATAGTTGCTTGACATAGGCTTCATAAGACTAAGTGTGTCCCCATGGAGAGCCTCATCATTGTTTGTGAAAAAGAAGGATGGTTCCATGAGATTATATATGGACtacaaataactcaatcaggTGACTATGCGTAACAAGTGTCATTTGTGTCGCATTGAGGATCTTTTTTACCAGCTTCAGGGGCTAAGGTAATTCCAAGATAGACTTACAATCAGGGTATTATCAGTTGAAGATTAAGGATATAGATGTACCTAATTTCAGGACTTGTTATGGACATTATGAATTCTTTAAGATGCCTTTTCGTAACCTAACAACCTTTATGGACCCGAAGAACAAGGTGTTCCAACCATAGTTGGACAAATTTGTGATTGTCTTCATTAATAACATTTTGGTGTATGAGCAACatttaagaattatatt is a window encoding:
- the LOC8287906 gene encoding U-box domain-containing protein 21, whose protein sequence is MVFGWRRNRSAAGKKPQASSNMELVIPNHYLCPISLDLMKDPVTLSSGITYDRESIEAWLEAGNFTCPVTGLVLRSFDQIPNHTLRAMIQEWCVEHRRYGVERIPTPRVPVSPIQVSETLSCLDASTKRLDQYGCVELVQKIKRWSSESERNRRCIVANGASGVLAAAFSAFSRDSSRRNDSVLEEILSAIAPMMLPMSDSESQIYLSSPDSLCTMVRFLEHGDLSSKQNSIIALKELLSSDEQHAEALASFEEVHELLFKFIKDPVCPKITKASLVVIFHLLSSHSSGGNIKSTFAKMGLVPLIIGIIIGSERSICEGALGVLDKLCDCEEGREEAYSNALTWPVLVKKILRVSELATQYSVSAIWKLNKYGRKEKVLVEALQVGAFQKLVLLLQVGCGNETKEKATELLKLMNPYRSELECIESVDFKNLKRSF